A single Diachasmimorpha longicaudata isolate KC_UGA_2023 chromosome 10, iyDiaLong2, whole genome shotgun sequence DNA region contains:
- the LOC135166505 gene encoding protein LSM12 homolog A translates to MAGVSDWFSIGSTVACKTCYHKEIEGEVLAFDPQTKMLILKCPSSSNRPSFNDVHIVNLSLVSDVQVKREVSPTLNEPPQSLNLQRLNTRVRNQIEEKKRMVKALQAGVSPEGQKLFIAIAKTIQAITWSGQNIVVWDDVTIVPPYKTDNVHGNAESKSYLHVRKIVEKHMKDQAAAETQQRDATKGSSAQ, encoded by the exons ATGGCCGGCGTCAGCGACTGGTTCAGCATTGGGAGTACGGTGGCATGTAAAACGTGTTATCACAAAGAAATTGAGGGAGAAGTGTTGGCATTTGATCCCCAAACCAAAATGCTGATATTGA AATGTCCATCATCATCGAACCGGCCATCATTCAATGATGTACATATAGTTAATTTATCACTTGTGTCAGATGTGCAAGTTAAACGTGAAGTATCACCTACACTCAATGAACCACCACAAAGTCTCAATCTCCAGAGGCTAAATACACGTGTGCGCAATCagattgaggagaaaaaacgTATGGTGAAGGCTCTGCAGGCCGGAGTATCGCCTGAGggtcaaaaattatttattgccaTTGCTAAGACCATACAGGCGATAACGTGGTCGGGACAGAATATCGTTGTTTGGGATGATGTTACCATTGTACCACCTTACAAAACTGATAATGTCCATGGAAATGCTGAGTCCAAATCATATTTACATGTCAGAAAAATC GTTGAAAAGCACATGAAGGATCAAGCAGCAGCTGAAACACAGCAACGAGATGCGACGAAGGGCAGCAGCGCGCAATAA
- the LOC135166488 gene encoding putative sodium-coupled neutral amino acid transporter 11 isoform X2 has protein sequence MAQEASRSVDEKSYILDARKNYEDGEEEDESGKFSSLPLASFNFINSIIGSGVIGIPYALHQSGFGLGIGLLIVVAVLTDYSLILMVRSGHLCGEMSYQGLMRASFGRVGFYILTTLQFIYPFIAMVSYNVVVGDTVTKVIIRVFGLREDNIFGKREVVILLATMWITVPLCLYRNVARLAKISFLSLVCVGFILLAIFIRMSTMSAIVPESTDSWRFASIRGVIPSIGIMAFAFMCHHNTFLIYGSIERATQQKWDVVTHWSLFTSFIVASAFGIAGYATFTSHVQGDLMENYCWDDDLMNFSRVMFSGTILLTFPIECFVTREVILTAIKGTDETENHDMYIAGSDRRYLIITMGIITVAYFISMTTDCLGVVLELNGILAAVPLAYILPALCYLKLENGGLLSPQKLPALGLFVAGIFVAISGLLLIIFNDDRDESCKHGQIMSYCLKNSTISTTTSAPEITTTIKELITTTARAISSTVGITEHPESTTVDSLFIGTTTRPEMALTG, from the exons ATGGCACAGGAAGCCTCCAGGAGTGTCGATGAGAAAAGCTACATCTTGGAcgcgagaaaaaattatgaggat GGGGAGGAGGAAGATGAATCGGGAAAATTCTCTAGTCTGCCACTGGCGAGCtttaatttcatcaattcCATCATCGGCAGTGGAGTGATTG GGATTCCCTATGCTCTACACCAATCAGGCTTTGGCCTTGGGATAGGTCTCCTGATAGTCGTAGCAGTGCTCACTGATTATTCATTGATCCTCATGGTCAGGAGTGGACATTTGTGTGGAGAGATGAGTTATCAGGGACTTATGAGGGCAAGTTTTGGACGGGTTGGCTTCTACATACTAACAACcctacaatttatttatccatttATTG CCATGGTATCGTACAACGTTGTTGTGGGTGATACAGTAACGAAAGTTATTATTCGAGTATTTGGCCTGAGAGAAGACAATATATTCGGCAAACGTGAAGTTGTTATTCTGCTAGCAACAATGTGGATAACAGTGCCACTGTGCTTATACAGAAATGTAGCGAGACTAGCAAAAATATCTTTTCTCTCGCTCGTGTGTGTCGGCTTCATTCTCCTCGCCATTTTCATCAGGATGAGCACAATGTCAGCCATTGT GCCGGAGTCCACCGATAGCTGGAGATTCGCATCGATAAGGGGTGTCATTCCCTCGATAGGCATAATGGCGTTCGCCTTTATGTGTCATCACAACACCTTCCTCATCTATGGGTCTATCGAGCGTGCGACCCAGCAGAAGTGGGACGTAGTGACCCACTGGTCTCTATTCACGTCTTTCATCGTGGCAAGTGCTTTTGGCATCGCTGGTTACGCCACATTTACGTCACACGTTCAGGGTGACCTCATGGAGAACTACTGCTGGGACGATGATCTCATGAACTTCTCGAGGGTAATGTTCAGTGGCACCATCTTGCTGACGTTTCCCATCGAGTGCTTCGTCACACGCGAG GTGATCCTCACAGCAATAAAGGGAACCGACGAGACTGAGAATCACGACATGTACATCGCCGGTTCCGATCGCCGATATTTAATCATCACAATGGGAATAATAACGGTCGCCTACTTCATCTCGATGACGACAGATTGTCTCGGGGTTGTTCTTGAGCTGAATGGAATATTGGCGGCTGTACCCCTAGCCTACATTCTCCCAGCCCTGTGCTATCTCAAACTGGAGAATGGTGGACTTCTGTCACCTCAGAAACTCCCAGCCCTGGGCCTCTTCGTGGCCGGCATTTTTGTCGCCATTTCCGGTCTCCTACTCATCATCTTCAATGACGATAGGGATGAGTCGTGCAAGCACGGCCAGATCATGAGCTATTGtcttaaaaattcaacaatttccacGACCACTTCTGCTCCGGAAATTACGACCACTATTAAAGAGCTGATCACGACAACTGCGCGAGCTATTTCAAGTACTGTGGGCATTACCGAGCATCCTGAAAGCACCACTGTTGATTCGCTTTTCATCGGGACTACGACTCGACCTGAGATGGCCTTGACAGGATAA
- the LOC135166488 gene encoding putative sodium-coupled neutral amino acid transporter 11 isoform X1, translated as MAQEASRSVDEKSYILDARKNYEDGNSLGTDDSYDDMRQLVRGEEEDESGKFSSLPLASFNFINSIIGSGVIGIPYALHQSGFGLGIGLLIVVAVLTDYSLILMVRSGHLCGEMSYQGLMRASFGRVGFYILTTLQFIYPFIAMVSYNVVVGDTVTKVIIRVFGLREDNIFGKREVVILLATMWITVPLCLYRNVARLAKISFLSLVCVGFILLAIFIRMSTMSAIVPESTDSWRFASIRGVIPSIGIMAFAFMCHHNTFLIYGSIERATQQKWDVVTHWSLFTSFIVASAFGIAGYATFTSHVQGDLMENYCWDDDLMNFSRVMFSGTILLTFPIECFVTREVILTAIKGTDETENHDMYIAGSDRRYLIITMGIITVAYFISMTTDCLGVVLELNGILAAVPLAYILPALCYLKLENGGLLSPQKLPALGLFVAGIFVAISGLLLIIFNDDRDESCKHGQIMSYCLKNSTISTTTSAPEITTTIKELITTTARAISSTVGITEHPESTTVDSLFIGTTTRPEMALTG; from the exons ATGGCACAGGAAGCCTCCAGGAGTGTCGATGAGAAAAGCTACATCTTGGAcgcgagaaaaaattatgaggat GGCAACAGCTTGGGCACGGATGACTCCTACGACGATATGAGACAGCTCGTGAGG GGGGAGGAGGAAGATGAATCGGGAAAATTCTCTAGTCTGCCACTGGCGAGCtttaatttcatcaattcCATCATCGGCAGTGGAGTGATTG GGATTCCCTATGCTCTACACCAATCAGGCTTTGGCCTTGGGATAGGTCTCCTGATAGTCGTAGCAGTGCTCACTGATTATTCATTGATCCTCATGGTCAGGAGTGGACATTTGTGTGGAGAGATGAGTTATCAGGGACTTATGAGGGCAAGTTTTGGACGGGTTGGCTTCTACATACTAACAACcctacaatttatttatccatttATTG CCATGGTATCGTACAACGTTGTTGTGGGTGATACAGTAACGAAAGTTATTATTCGAGTATTTGGCCTGAGAGAAGACAATATATTCGGCAAACGTGAAGTTGTTATTCTGCTAGCAACAATGTGGATAACAGTGCCACTGTGCTTATACAGAAATGTAGCGAGACTAGCAAAAATATCTTTTCTCTCGCTCGTGTGTGTCGGCTTCATTCTCCTCGCCATTTTCATCAGGATGAGCACAATGTCAGCCATTGT GCCGGAGTCCACCGATAGCTGGAGATTCGCATCGATAAGGGGTGTCATTCCCTCGATAGGCATAATGGCGTTCGCCTTTATGTGTCATCACAACACCTTCCTCATCTATGGGTCTATCGAGCGTGCGACCCAGCAGAAGTGGGACGTAGTGACCCACTGGTCTCTATTCACGTCTTTCATCGTGGCAAGTGCTTTTGGCATCGCTGGTTACGCCACATTTACGTCACACGTTCAGGGTGACCTCATGGAGAACTACTGCTGGGACGATGATCTCATGAACTTCTCGAGGGTAATGTTCAGTGGCACCATCTTGCTGACGTTTCCCATCGAGTGCTTCGTCACACGCGAG GTGATCCTCACAGCAATAAAGGGAACCGACGAGACTGAGAATCACGACATGTACATCGCCGGTTCCGATCGCCGATATTTAATCATCACAATGGGAATAATAACGGTCGCCTACTTCATCTCGATGACGACAGATTGTCTCGGGGTTGTTCTTGAGCTGAATGGAATATTGGCGGCTGTACCCCTAGCCTACATTCTCCCAGCCCTGTGCTATCTCAAACTGGAGAATGGTGGACTTCTGTCACCTCAGAAACTCCCAGCCCTGGGCCTCTTCGTGGCCGGCATTTTTGTCGCCATTTCCGGTCTCCTACTCATCATCTTCAATGACGATAGGGATGAGTCGTGCAAGCACGGCCAGATCATGAGCTATTGtcttaaaaattcaacaatttccacGACCACTTCTGCTCCGGAAATTACGACCACTATTAAAGAGCTGATCACGACAACTGCGCGAGCTATTTCAAGTACTGTGGGCATTACCGAGCATCCTGAAAGCACCACTGTTGATTCGCTTTTCATCGGGACTACGACTCGACCTGAGATGGCCTTGACAGGATAA
- the LOC135166503 gene encoding NAD-dependent protein deacylase-like has product MKSFKESLANAKNILILTGSGISAESGIPTFRGAGGFWRTYLAQSLATPHAFKSNPSMVWEFYEFRRDGAAKAQPNKAHEAIANFELRLTREGKNVTVVTQNIDGLHQRAGTKNIIELHGSLYKTRCTKCDDIEINHTIPICPALAGKCSPDPDAITSDIPIEELPKCKKNSCDGLLRPHITWFGESLESDVLDRAEHAVETCDACLIIGTSSMVYPAAMFAPRVAERGIPVAEFNIEETDATNKFQYHFQGPCTVTVPEALA; this is encoded by the exons ATGAAGTCATTCAAAGAATCACTTGCGaatgcaaaaaatatattgatattgACGGGCAGTGGTATATCGGCTGAGTCTGGCATACCGACATTCAGGGGTGCTGGAGGATTTTGGAGAACATATCTTGCCCAGAGTTTGGCAACACCACATGCCTTCAAGAGCAATCCGTCGATGGTGTGGGAGTTTTACGAGTTTCGGAGGGATGGGGCTGCTAAGGCCCAGCCTAATAAG GCTCACGAAGCCATCGCCAATTTCGAGTTGCGACTGACAAGGGAAGGGAAAAATGTGACAGTAGTGACTCAGAATATCGACGGTCTTCATCAAAGAGCTGGAACTAAAAACATAATCGAACTTCATGGGTCATTGTACAAGACTCGTTGCACCAAGTGCGACGACATCGAGATCAATCACACGATACCGATCTGCCCCGCACTGGCTGGAAAATG TTCTCCAGATCCGGATGCTATAACTTCGGATATTCCAATCGAAGAACTTCCAAAGTGCAAGAAAAACTCTTGTGACGGTTTATTGCGACCACACATAACATGGTTTGGGGAGAGTTTAGAGTCTGATGTGCTTGACAGAGCTG AACACGCGGTTGAGACCTGCGACGCTTGTCTCATCATCGGGACCTCATCGATGGTATATCCAGCCGCAATGTTCGCACCCAGAGTTGCTGAACGTGGCATACCCGTTGCCGAATTCAACATCGAGGAAACAGACGCgacaaataaatttca gTACCATTTTCAAGGCCCCTGCACCGTCACCGTACCTGAAGCTCTTGCCTGA
- the LOC135166490 gene encoding dnaJ homolog subfamily C member 17 has protein sequence MEDLMHLDLYGLLEIESTSTTSQIKTAYRKKALSCHPDKNPNNPRAAELFHQLSKVLEILTDATAREAYDRVLLAKEQAKERSKKLDARRKKFKDDLEAREERFNSGRAPSGKSDEQKLKEEIERLEKMGSKLVEEEVNLINDQIRQQLRTDRREGPCSTGGPDPEGLVGKIKIRWRVAKDDIDNGGYSQEVLTRIMSKYGDVSGVVMSGKKGRALVEFREKSAGEMAVMVERGLAGNPLRLEGLWEGGRKVKEEVFFNDQSGQQLKKDRTEGPCGIDGSDAEGSTGKVKIRWKADKDDADNGGYSHEVLTRIMSKYGEVSGVVMSGKKGRALVEFKEKSAGEMAVMVEKGLVGNPLKLEGLWEGEGRSQKIEAPNSRLFSASTDRFEPERTSSTFPSFSSAPDIFAGGRDQDFESIVLGNLRRAEERKKLIQQMMEEDDKNSVPPDVIFRSTAITWQNEKLRSCQLILIVAFFVE, from the exons ATGGAAGACCTGATGCACCTGGACCTCTACGGCCTCCTGGAGATCGAGTCGACGTCGACAACCTCTCAAATAAAAACAGCCTATCGTAAAAAGGCCTTATCCTGCCATCCAGACAAGAATCCTAACAACCCTCGAGCTGCGGAGCTCTTTCACCAGCTATCGAAGGTCCTAGAAATCCTCACGGATGCAACAGCGAGAGAAGCCTACGACCGGGTCCTCCTCGCCAAGGAGCAAGCCAAGGAGAGATCCAAGAAGCTAGAcgccagaagaaaaaaattcaaggacGACCTCGAAGCTAGAGAGGAGCGTTTCAATAGTGGAAGGGCACCATCAGGGAAGTCCGACGAGCAGAAGTTGAAGGAGGAGATCGAGAGATTGGAGAAGATGGGATCGAAACTCGTTGAGGAGGAGGTGAACTTGATCAACGATCAAATTCGACAGCAGTTGAGGACGGACCGGAGAGAAGGGCCGTGCAGTACAGGAGGGCCTGATCCTGAGGGACTGGTTGGAAAGATCAAGATCAGGTGGAGGGTTGCCAAGGATGATATTGATAATGGGGGGTACAGTCAGGAGGTTCTCACCAGGATCATGTCGAAGTATGGAGATGTATCTGGTGTGGTCATGTCTGGAAAGAAGGGAAGGGCTCTGGTTGAGTTCAGGGAAAAATCTGCTGGTGAGATGGCGGTGATGGTCGAGAGGGGCCTCGCGGGAAATCCACTGAGGCTGGAAGGACTCTGGGAAGGAGGGAGAAAGGTGAAGGAAGAGGTGTTCTTCAACGATCAGTCTGGACAGCAGCTGAAGAAGGACCGGACGGAGGGACCGTGTGGGATAGACGGGTCTGATGCTGAGGGATCGACTGGGAAGGTCAAGATCAGGTGGAAGGCTGATAAGGATGATGCTGACAATGGGGGGTACAGTCATGAGGTCCTCACCAGGATCATGTCAAAGTATGGAGAGGTGTCGGGAGTGGTCATGTCTGGAAAGAAGGGAAGAGCTCTGGTTGAGTTCAAGGAGAAATCTGCTGGTGAGATGGCGGTGATGGTCGAGAAGGGCCTCGTGGGGAATCCTCTGAAGCTTGAAGGACTTTGGGAGGGCGAGGGGAGGTCTCAGAAGATCGAAGCACCGAATTCTAGACTTTTTTCCGCCTCCACTGACAGATTTGAACCAGAAAGGACTTCTTCAACTTTTCCGAGCTTTTCGTCAGCACCTGATATCTTTGCTGGAGGGAGGGATCAGGACTTTGAGAGCATTGTCCTGGGGAACTTGAGGAGGGCAGAGGAACGCAAGAAGCTCATCCAGCAGATGATGGAGGAGGATGACAAAA ATTCTGTCCCGCCAGACGTCATATTTCGCAGTACTGCCATCACGTGGCAGAACGAGAAACTCAGAAGCTGTCAATTAATCCTCATTGTTGCATTTTTCGTTGAATAA